A stretch of Bacillota bacterium DNA encodes these proteins:
- a CDS encoding OmpA family protein, which produces MNKRSKKRNTDEGGVAGAPPWMTTYGDLVTQLLCLFVLLFAFSSIDLQKFKDVVMSLRGALGVLTSGSSPLDLAELPAPAPPSQLQKKDDGTAGLVKAMGRFRTYLKDKGLTNDVQITLEERGLVVSFMDKVLFDLGEATLRPEAKTVLKDVAAVLKTLPNDIRIEGHTCDLPIHSAAFPSNWELSTARATSVLRYLVESLGMEPSRFSAMGYGEYHPKVPNDSEKHRALNRRVDMVILAEKRNWEEPPPIESEAGAGAGSGATGPERKTGAQ; this is translated from the coding sequence ATGAATAAGAGATCTAAAAAGAGAAATACCGATGAGGGTGGAGTGGCAGGGGCCCCTCCATGGATGACCACATATGGCGATCTTGTGACTCAACTCCTTTGTCTTTTTGTGCTGCTATTTGCCTTTTCATCCATTGATCTACAGAAGTTCAAGGATGTGGTCATGTCCCTAAGAGGGGCTCTTGGGGTCCTCACATCTGGGTCAAGTCCGCTGGATCTGGCCGAGCTACCAGCGCCAGCCCCGCCATCCCAATTGCAGAAGAAGGATGACGGGACAGCCGGTCTTGTGAAGGCAATGGGAAGATTCAGGACCTATCTGAAAGATAAGGGGCTAACAAACGACGTCCAAATTACCCTCGAGGAACGCGGGCTTGTGGTGAGTTTCATGGACAAGGTCCTTTTTGATCTTGGCGAGGCCACCCTTCGCCCTGAAGCTAAGACTGTGCTCAAGGATGTAGCGGCGGTTTTGAAGACGCTGCCAAATGATATACGCATCGAGGGCCATACCTGTGATTTGCCAATTCATAGCGCGGCATTTCCTTCCAACTGGGAACTGTCAACGGCGCGGGCTACTTCGGTATTGAGATATCTGGTGGAATCCCTTGGCATGGAGCCTTCCAGGTTCTCGGCCATGGGCTATGGCGAATACCATCCCAAGGTGCCGAATGATTCAGAGAAGCACAGGGCCCTGAATCGGAGGGTTGATATGGTGATTCTCGCGGAGAAGAGAAATTGGGAGGAACCGCCACCCATCGAATCAGAAGCAGGAGCTGGGGCAGGGTCCGGGGCAACGGGACCGGAGCGAAAGACCGGGGCACAGTAA
- a CDS encoding flagellar hook protein FlgE: MIRALFAGVSGSRAHQTRMDVIGNNIANVNTIAFKSGRVTFEDLMYQTLRGAAAPTADGRGGINGAQVGLGTRVRSIDTLIGQGNLEYTDIPTDLAIDGAGYFIVSDGTRNFYTRDGSLRFDANGVLTHASTGLKLQGWMSLRSDGTVDTTTKLEDIRIPLGAKMSARATSQVKLGGNLNSNASAGDKVEVQIEVFDSLGNAQQLTMTLTKDVTERQWNVSVSGTSLGSITFDDHGQFASSTVGTYTPPPGPGAASVPIKLDFSALTQYAADFSVRPTFWDGYSAGELEDFTISNDGQIVGIYSNGQHEVLGQLALANFANAGGLAAAGSNLYSVSPNSGAALISRPTAGGCGKVACGALEMSNVDLAREFTDMIITQRGFQANSRIITTADEMLQELINLKR, from the coding sequence ATGATAAGAGCTCTATTTGCAGGAGTATCTGGTTCCAGGGCTCATCAAACCAGGATGGATGTCATAGGCAATAACATTGCTAATGTGAATACCATCGCATTCAAATCAGGCAGGGTGACATTCGAGGATCTCATGTATCAAACGCTGAGGGGCGCTGCCGCGCCTACAGCCGATGGTCGGGGCGGGATCAACGGCGCCCAGGTCGGGCTCGGCACGCGGGTGAGGTCCATCGACACCTTGATTGGCCAGGGAAATCTTGAATACACTGATATCCCCACTGATCTTGCCATCGATGGAGCAGGTTACTTCATCGTTTCGGATGGAACCCGGAACTTCTACACCAGAGATGGGAGTCTGAGGTTCGATGCCAATGGCGTGCTTACACACGCTTCAACGGGCCTCAAACTACAGGGGTGGATGAGCCTGCGCTCTGATGGTACGGTGGATACCACAACGAAACTGGAAGATATAAGAATCCCACTGGGGGCCAAGATGAGCGCGAGAGCCACATCGCAGGTGAAGCTCGGGGGGAATTTGAATAGCAATGCGTCGGCTGGGGATAAGGTTGAGGTACAGATTGAGGTGTTTGATTCTCTTGGTAATGCGCAACAGCTTACTATGACATTGACGAAAGATGTAACAGAGAGACAATGGAACGTGTCAGTGAGCGGGACTTCGCTGGGTTCTATTACTTTCGATGATCACGGTCAATTTGCATCAAGCACTGTCGGCACATATACACCCCCTCCTGGCCCTGGAGCCGCCTCGGTCCCCATCAAGCTCGATTTTTCCGCGCTCACCCAATACGCCGCCGATTTCTCGGTGAGGCCCACTTTCTGGGACGGGTATTCTGCCGGAGAACTCGAGGATTTTACGATCAGCAATGACGGCCAGATCGTAGGGATTTATTCCAATGGACAACATGAGGTCTTGGGTCAGCTGGCATTGGCCAATTTCGCAAACGCGGGAGGTCTTGCTGCGGCAGGAAGCAATCTTTATTCAGTGTCGCCCAACTCAGGAGCTGCGCTTATCAGCCGTCCCACCGCAGGCGGATGCGGCAAGGTGGCATGCGGGGCGCTGGAGATGTCCAATGTCGATCTTGCCCGGGAATTCACTGATATGATCATTACTCAGCGAGGTTTCCAGGCTAATTCCAGAATTATCACCACAGCTGATGAGATGCTCCAGGAATTGATAAACCTCAAGAGGTAA
- a CDS encoding flagellar motor protein, producing MDLMSYLGLISGLILIGLGISSGGSLLAFWNVPSLMITLGGTVAATLLNFPFVDLNSAVRALKIVFTEKLDDPADVIMELISLADKARREGLLALDTSLDLIEDAFLRKGLQLVVDATDPELIQEILETDIDNLESRHRAGRRVFESMATYAPAFGMIGTLIGLIQMLRNIDNPSSVGPAMAVALVTTFYGAMLAYLIFIPIAGKLAVRSQKEMQIRQIMLEGILSIQAGDNPRIVEEKLRSYLAPGQRERVSYSAQMVTSHE from the coding sequence ATGGATCTTATGTCTTATCTCGGCCTGATTTCAGGGTTGATCTTAATCGGGCTTGGCATCAGCTCAGGCGGGAGTCTCCTGGCCTTTTGGAACGTGCCATCCCTCATGATCACCCTCGGGGGAACGGTGGCGGCGACCCTGCTCAACTTCCCTTTCGTTGACCTCAATAGTGCGGTAAGGGCGCTTAAAATCGTTTTTACCGAGAAGCTCGATGATCCGGCTGACGTCATCATGGAGCTGATTTCGCTTGCCGATAAAGCCCGCCGCGAGGGTCTGCTGGCCCTGGATACCAGCCTGGATCTTATAGAGGATGCGTTCTTGAGAAAAGGATTGCAGCTGGTGGTTGACGCGACGGATCCCGAGCTCATCCAGGAGATCCTCGAGACTGATATAGACAATCTTGAAAGCAGGCACCGGGCGGGCCGGAGGGTCTTTGAATCGATGGCCACCTATGCCCCGGCTTTCGGTATGATAGGAACTCTCATAGGATTGATCCAGATGCTTCGGAATATTGATAATCCTAGCTCTGTGGGACCGGCAATGGCTGTCGCCCTTGTCACTACCTTCTATGGGGCCATGCTGGCTTACCTGATATTCATTCCGATAGCTGGGAAACTGGCCGTCAGGAGTCAGAAGGAAATGCAGATCCGGCAAATAATGCTGGAAGGAATCCTATCCATCCAGGCCGGCGATAACCCCAGGATTGTTGAGGAGAAGCTGAGATCGTATCTTGCGCCCGGCCAAAGGGAACGGGTTTCCTACAGCGCTCAAATGGTGACGTCACATGAATAA
- a CDS encoding flagellar FlbD family protein, whose amino-acid sequence MIRVNRLDGTELVLNADLVECVEARPDTVITLTSGKKLIVRNSVDEIYAKFIEYKRLINECLGTVKTEG is encoded by the coding sequence ATGATCAGGGTAAACAGGCTCGACGGCACCGAACTGGTGCTCAATGCTGACCTGGTTGAATGTGTCGAGGCCAGGCCGGATACAGTGATCACCCTGACTTCGGGCAAAAAACTGATAGTGCGGAATTCTGTGGATGAAATCTATGCCAAATTCATCGAGTATAAACGTCTCATCAACGAGTGCCTGGGGACGGTAAAGACAGAAGGGTGA
- the fliQ gene encoding flagellar biosynthesis protein FliQ, which produces MTPEFVLGLGQRAIWVTLQVTLPIFIFALVTGVVVSILQAVTQIQEVTLAFVPKILAVILALVIFGPWMLKVLVGLAAELFSGIPGYIG; this is translated from the coding sequence ATGACGCCAGAATTTGTCTTAGGCCTAGGTCAGCGGGCCATCTGGGTGACATTGCAGGTCACTTTGCCGATATTCATCTTCGCATTGGTGACTGGTGTCGTTGTGAGCATATTACAGGCTGTAACTCAGATACAGGAGGTCACCCTTGCCTTTGTTCCGAAGATCCTGGCCGTCATTCTTGCCCTGGTGATCTTCGGTCCATGGATGCTCAAGGTCCTTGTGGGGCTGGCAGCTGAGCTATTCAGCGGTATACCGGGATATATAGGGTAG
- the fliR gene encoding flagellar type III secretion system protein FliR, whose amino-acid sequence MQIDDMLTRQLIIFILLLARIGGMFIYAPIFGSFSIPVRIRVIIALALAGIMTPLLHMKPVGWDGQPLSLALMVLDEIGVGLVIGFASALFILATQLAGQFIDLQIGFGFVNVVDPVSMRQVTIMGQVAYLLGTLIFLAIDGHHLLISAIAKSYEIVPPGTGVIFPAIKAGILELFSGAFAIGFKIASPVIVALLLVDAAMGILARTVPQMNVFIVGFPLKIVGGLFLFALSLPLALVMLRGLFGHTETDILLILKRLSGR is encoded by the coding sequence ATGCAAATTGATGATATGTTGACCAGGCAGCTCATAATATTCATTCTGCTTCTCGCCAGAATAGGAGGCATGTTTATCTATGCGCCAATCTTCGGCAGTTTCTCTATACCGGTTCGCATAAGGGTGATCATCGCGCTTGCCCTGGCTGGCATCATGACACCGTTACTGCATATGAAACCTGTCGGCTGGGATGGCCAGCCCTTGTCTCTTGCCTTGATGGTGCTCGACGAGATCGGCGTAGGATTAGTCATTGGTTTTGCCAGCGCCCTTTTCATACTTGCAACCCAGCTAGCGGGGCAATTCATCGACCTTCAGATAGGCTTCGGTTTCGTGAATGTAGTAGATCCTGTCTCAATGCGACAGGTCACCATCATGGGGCAGGTGGCCTACCTCCTCGGGACCCTCATATTCCTGGCCATCGATGGCCATCATCTCCTCATATCTGCCATTGCCAAGAGCTATGAAATCGTCCCTCCGGGGACCGGGGTGATTTTCCCGGCGATAAAGGCCGGGATCCTGGAGCTATTCTCCGGAGCATTTGCCATCGGCTTCAAGATCGCTTCTCCGGTCATAGTGGCTTTGCTATTAGTTGACGCGGCCATGGGGATCCTGGCCAGGACCGTCCCGCAGATGAACGTCTTTATCGTGGGTTTTCCCCTCAAGATAGTGGGCGGGCTTTTCCTTTTTGCCCTGTCTCTCCCGCTTGCTCTGGTGATGCTGAGGGGGCTCTTTGGCCATACAGAGACTGATATTCTTCTTATCTTGAAACGCCTTTCAGGGAGATGA
- the fliM gene encoding flagellar motor switch protein FliM: protein MPEILSQEEINALLSALTGESVGESAAPEPVPVESRVIKPYDFRRPDKFSKIQLRTLQFMHETFARHASTALSAFLRAPIKLSLTLVEQLTFDQFISSLPVPTAVGIIDMAPLDGKAVLEINPSVVFPMVDRLLGGRGKVDDFSEKARDLSDVESVLVRRIIARLLEAFANTWQNIVPFEVKLDVLESNPQFVQVMSPGDTVVAIAFDISFGDATGTMSLCLSYITLQPILPKLSAQQWFTERRKTLSDQKRDILKRKLDSVRLPVSAQIGHATLTVDEILNLQPGDVIMLDHKASDDIEIHVASRARFCGKPGAIGKRLAVKITGIIGEEGGCM from the coding sequence ATGCCTGAGATATTATCACAAGAAGAGATAAATGCTTTGCTCTCCGCGCTTACCGGTGAATCAGTAGGAGAGAGCGCGGCTCCAGAGCCTGTGCCAGTTGAGAGTCGCGTCATAAAGCCATATGACTTCCGGAGACCTGATAAGTTTTCCAAGATCCAGCTCAGGACCCTCCAGTTCATGCACGAGACATTCGCCCGCCATGCATCCACTGCCTTATCGGCCTTCTTGCGGGCGCCCATAAAGCTCAGCCTTACACTGGTAGAGCAACTGACTTTCGATCAATTCATTTCTTCTTTGCCTGTGCCGACGGCCGTCGGGATCATCGATATGGCTCCGCTGGATGGCAAGGCGGTTCTTGAAATCAATCCCAGTGTTGTATTTCCTATGGTGGATAGACTGCTAGGCGGTCGGGGGAAGGTCGATGACTTCTCTGAGAAAGCAAGGGATTTGAGCGACGTGGAGAGTGTCCTGGTGCGCAGGATAATCGCAAGGCTGCTAGAGGCATTCGCTAATACCTGGCAGAACATTGTTCCCTTTGAGGTCAAACTCGATGTCCTTGAATCAAATCCGCAGTTTGTGCAGGTCATGTCGCCGGGTGATACTGTCGTAGCCATTGCCTTTGATATATCTTTCGGGGACGCGACGGGCACCATGAGTCTTTGCCTTTCTTATATCACCTTGCAGCCTATATTGCCGAAACTTAGTGCGCAGCAGTGGTTTACAGAACGGCGCAAGACTCTGAGCGACCAGAAGCGTGATATCTTGAAACGAAAGCTTGACTCTGTGAGGCTCCCGGTTTCGGCGCAGATCGGCCATGCGACACTTACCGTCGATGAAATCCTGAATCTTCAGCCGGGGGATGTTATTATGTTGGATCATAAAGCCTCAGACGACATCGAAATACATGTGGCTTCACGGGCGAGATTTTGCGGAAAACCGGGCGCAATCGGCAAGCGGCTAGCAGTCAAGATAACTGGGATTATCGGCGAAGAGGGAGGTTGTATGTAA
- the flhB gene encoding flagellar biosynthesis protein FlhB: protein MAGENRTEAATPKRRQEARRRGQVARSMEVNTAVILLIATATMGAWAWNALGRLLEFLRSMLSNSYQFEPTLEGLSLLAREASSAILYVAGPIVMACLLAGLAANLAQVGFLLTLEPLIPRFSRLDPASGLSRLFSSRAGIELAKSIAKVGVVGYVGFISLRQQWDNIALLMQMDTRSLLATTRQILLTIGYRMGIILSLIAAFDYVVQKREFEANLRMTKEEVKEEFRQMEGDPLVRSRIRSRQRQVAMMRMMQDIPKATVVVVNPVHVAVALLYRQGTMKAPKVVAKGARLMCERIKEMARKHNVPVVENPPLAWALYKSVDIGKEIPVHLYKAVAEVLAYVYYLNRKVSGI from the coding sequence ATGGCAGGCGAGAACAGGACAGAGGCAGCGACACCCAAGAGGCGCCAGGAAGCGAGGCGCCGGGGGCAGGTGGCCAGGAGTATGGAGGTCAATACTGCAGTCATATTGTTGATCGCCACCGCCACAATGGGCGCCTGGGCCTGGAATGCCCTGGGGAGGCTTCTAGAATTCCTGCGTTCAATGCTATCAAACAGCTATCAATTTGAGCCCACCTTGGAAGGCCTTTCGCTTTTGGCTCGTGAGGCATCTTCTGCCATTTTGTATGTGGCAGGCCCCATAGTCATGGCTTGCCTCCTTGCCGGACTTGCGGCCAATCTTGCCCAGGTTGGATTTCTCCTCACACTGGAGCCCCTCATACCCAGATTTTCGCGGCTGGATCCAGCCAGCGGGCTGTCACGGCTCTTTTCATCGAGGGCTGGTATAGAACTTGCAAAATCTATTGCCAAGGTGGGGGTAGTTGGCTACGTGGGCTTCATTTCTTTGCGGCAGCAATGGGATAATATCGCTCTTCTCATGCAGATGGACACTCGCTCACTTCTCGCGACTACCAGGCAAATCTTACTCACTATCGGGTATCGAATGGGAATCATTTTATCACTGATCGCCGCCTTTGATTATGTAGTTCAGAAACGGGAATTTGAAGCAAACCTCAGGATGACCAAGGAAGAGGTCAAAGAGGAATTCCGGCAGATGGAAGGAGATCCCCTGGTGCGTTCGCGGATAAGATCCAGGCAGCGCCAGGTGGCAATGATGAGGATGATGCAGGATATCCCCAAGGCTACCGTGGTTGTAGTCAACCCGGTCCATGTAGCCGTGGCGCTGCTCTATCGCCAGGGGACCATGAAGGCACCAAAGGTGGTAGCCAAGGGGGCGAGGCTCATGTGCGAAAGGATCAAAGAGATGGCCAGGAAGCACAATGTTCCTGTTGTTGAAAATCCTCCTCTGGCGTGGGCGCTCTATAAGAGCGTGGACATTGGGAAGGAGATCCCCGTTCACCTTTACAAGGCCGTCGCCGAGGTTTTGGCATATGTCTACTACTTGAATCGCAAAGTGTCAGGTATTTGA
- the fliN gene encoding flagellar motor switch protein FliN, whose protein sequence is MNPDDTGMVDSLQGTEESGANPEQGGQAKDEEIKETEAKGAMAKGVLNPHEAAAVSFDQLSPASGGAPTSKIDLVLDLPLQVTVELGRTNMLIRDILDLGPGSVIELDRIAGEPVDVLANGKLIAKGEVVVVDESFGVRIVDIVAPGERISQK, encoded by the coding sequence ATGAACCCTGATGATACCGGCATGGTCGATTCTTTACAGGGAACAGAAGAATCAGGAGCGAATCCAGAACAGGGCGGACAGGCCAAGGATGAGGAGATAAAGGAGACAGAGGCAAAGGGGGCAATGGCGAAAGGAGTTCTTAATCCTCATGAGGCCGCTGCGGTGTCATTCGATCAGTTGAGCCCGGCTTCTGGTGGCGCGCCAACCAGCAAAATCGACCTTGTGCTTGATCTGCCGCTTCAGGTTACAGTAGAACTCGGACGGACCAATATGTTGATCCGGGACATTCTGGACCTCGGGCCCGGATCTGTGATCGAGCTAGATCGCATAGCAGGGGAACCTGTGGATGTCCTGGCCAATGGCAAGCTTATAGCCAAAGGCGAAGTGGTAGTCGTAGATGAGAGCTTTGGGGTGAGAATCGTCGACATCGTTGCCCCCGGGGAAAGGATCTCACAGAAATGA
- the fliP gene encoding flagellar type III secretion system pore protein FliP (The bacterial flagellar biogenesis protein FliP forms a type III secretion system (T3SS)-type pore required for flagellar assembly.), translating to MNVPSTAAMLLRAIFSLATILALIFALSWFLRRLQKFTYHRGDAARLLSIEDSLMLGPGRSLYVVRAGDRKILIGTSGQHLVYLGDLANPVDAGHESGACEDAGSKSDGGGNVSQGSSGAADLSGGQNDGPGVHTPLILLAGIALAGTIAIMMASATFFPGRISAAPLPQLQIGVGQATNPQDVVTSLQILAILTILTLAPAILIMMTSFTRIVIVLSFVRNALGFQQTPPNQVVIGLSLFLTLFVMAPTFNKINETALQPYLKGQLTQETAYKNAMEPIREFMFKQTREKDLALFVGLAKAGRPRNPGDVPTYVLIPAFIISEIKTAFEIGFVIYIPFLVIDMVVASTLMSMGMLMLPPVMISLPFKILLFVMVDGWNLVVGSLLKSFHG from the coding sequence ATGAACGTTCCTTCCACTGCTGCCATGCTATTGCGGGCGATCTTCTCTTTGGCCACTATATTGGCTCTCATATTTGCATTAAGCTGGTTCTTGCGGCGCCTTCAGAAATTCACATACCACAGGGGAGATGCCGCGCGCCTTCTCAGTATCGAGGATTCATTGATGCTTGGCCCCGGTCGTTCCCTTTATGTGGTCCGCGCCGGAGACAGGAAAATATTGATCGGGACATCAGGCCAACATCTTGTATATCTTGGGGACCTGGCAAATCCGGTAGACGCGGGTCATGAATCAGGCGCCTGCGAAGATGCCGGCTCCAAATCTGATGGCGGAGGAAATGTCAGCCAAGGGTCTAGTGGCGCAGCCGACCTCTCGGGCGGACAGAATGACGGCCCGGGGGTTCACACACCTTTGATCTTGCTGGCTGGGATTGCGTTGGCGGGGACTATAGCAATAATGATGGCCAGTGCTACGTTTTTCCCAGGGAGAATCTCAGCGGCGCCATTGCCGCAGTTGCAAATCGGGGTCGGGCAGGCAACAAATCCCCAAGATGTAGTGACCTCACTGCAGATCCTTGCCATATTGACTATTCTCACCCTTGCGCCTGCGATCCTGATAATGATGACTTCATTTACCAGGATCGTGATAGTGCTGTCATTCGTGCGGAACGCCCTTGGCTTTCAACAGACTCCGCCCAACCAGGTTGTCATCGGCCTTTCGCTTTTTCTGACCCTATTTGTCATGGCGCCGACATTCAATAAGATAAATGAGACCGCGCTGCAGCCTTATCTCAAGGGCCAGTTGACTCAAGAGACGGCCTACAAGAATGCCATGGAGCCCATCAGGGAATTCATGTTCAAGCAGACCAGGGAAAAGGACCTGGCTCTCTTCGTGGGGCTCGCGAAGGCGGGTCGCCCCCGCAATCCAGGTGATGTGCCCACATATGTGTTGATACCTGCCTTTATCATCAGCGAGATTAAGACCGCCTTTGAAATAGGTTTTGTCATCTATATACCTTTTCTGGTTATTGATATGGTGGTGGCCAGCACTCTCATGTCCATGGGCATGCTGATGTTGCCCCCTGTTATGATCTCCTTGCCATTCAAGATACTGCTTTTTGTCATGGTCGATGGGTGGAATCTGGTCGTAGGATCTCTTCTCAAGAGCTTCCATGGTTAG
- a CDS encoding flagellar hook-length control protein FliK → MEALGTVIQIPGASGPGKSTRIGTTAIAGDQAVFASFEDIISSLSKSKVDRSVPSDNLYSARPGRSVGDSLDAHGDEPLPAATSAKGSKAHDGTLKGHNEVGDGPSKDFVPIGPIHPGLLSLAEVPGPLTGIPGSHGVKSEIPEQILDGLVGQVQPVSIQSAGRWLSWKGMSPLRHDLANGGALGAEQNQPMTSFNLQREVNPANVDLLDEKIFLIEKEGSDSGIYNPVAAEAAGTELPDGNPSQDVSDPVPGPPLAPQSDGDSNFMQAAEPGSPYMKALSPLSHEFPSEIKLISEDGPSRGESIQMGPAPEEGPILAQESQVFGPQNEANPPAVTGATTGTAEFYTSYEVIAGPDLLPAINIGTEGDSRAEGDMQVAGDALVDGSTVDGRARTDVGVRMDIGARGSGDAEAFLALGDMRDATEVTLQPTRDVRGAAIQQSHDKQDIVPRGPRDIRGAMIHGQQSLQDLVRGDEARDLIAGKQSIENSQKAADVVSQDRVDGEMANTNNQGRASGNVGRTGGKTGDSRVYTFKAHSDTVPDNRYFSLRDENDAKVDAGRTQSPVMHSHANIMAGPNHETGAESGVHADLHNGRPDVKGAIGGDSAGSQIDDAGRVSLHDIAGKSGGRISLDREIKHPDTPPTFREIAQQVVERAALRIRHGDSEMFIQLKPESLGRVHIMVAEEGGSVTIGIRAENGITRNLLEAGLGELRSLLADNGVKVSQVNIAADTGAWDFASGAGGDFSYSRQQSHGAQHAQEAYLREAPISSDRIQLQIGEARVRSPGNSLDRVV, encoded by the coding sequence GTGGAAGCGCTTGGAACAGTAATTCAGATTCCAGGGGCTAGCGGGCCGGGGAAGTCAACCCGTATAGGGACCACGGCTATTGCAGGCGACCAGGCGGTCTTTGCCTCGTTTGAAGATATCATCTCATCATTATCAAAATCCAAGGTGGACCGCTCTGTGCCTTCTGATAACCTTTATTCCGCGCGTCCGGGTCGTAGCGTGGGTGATAGTCTAGATGCGCACGGGGATGAACCGCTACCGGCAGCGACATCTGCGAAAGGGAGCAAGGCGCATGATGGAACGCTAAAGGGCCACAATGAGGTGGGAGATGGACCTTCGAAAGATTTCGTCCCCATTGGCCCCATCCATCCCGGCCTTTTGTCATTGGCTGAGGTTCCCGGCCCTTTGACGGGAATTCCTGGGTCACATGGGGTGAAGAGCGAGATTCCTGAGCAGATCCTAGATGGGCTCGTTGGCCAGGTTCAACCCGTCAGCATACAATCTGCAGGGAGATGGTTGTCCTGGAAAGGAATGTCCCCGCTAAGGCATGATTTGGCAAACGGGGGTGCCCTGGGCGCTGAGCAGAATCAGCCAATGACTTCCTTCAACTTACAGCGCGAAGTGAATCCGGCAAATGTAGACCTCCTTGATGAGAAGATCTTTCTTATTGAGAAAGAAGGCAGTGATAGCGGCATCTATAACCCTGTTGCTGCCGAGGCGGCCGGGACGGAGCTGCCGGATGGAAACCCATCCCAGGATGTGTCCGATCCCGTGCCAGGACCTCCATTGGCGCCGCAGAGCGATGGCGATTCTAATTTCATGCAGGCGGCAGAGCCTGGCTCTCCCTATATGAAAGCCCTATCGCCTCTGAGTCATGAGTTTCCCTCTGAAATAAAGCTGATCAGCGAGGATGGCCCCTCCAGGGGAGAATCTATCCAGATGGGCCCGGCCCCGGAAGAAGGCCCAATCCTTGCTCAGGAATCACAGGTTTTCGGGCCTCAGAATGAGGCCAATCCACCTGCGGTGACGGGGGCGACCACGGGGACGGCCGAATTCTATACATCTTACGAAGTCATCGCGGGGCCGGATTTACTCCCGGCTATCAATATCGGGACGGAAGGTGATAGCCGGGCAGAGGGCGACATGCAGGTGGCGGGTGATGCCCTCGTGGATGGTAGCACGGTGGATGGTAGGGCCAGGACGGACGTTGGCGTCCGAATGGATATCGGCGCCAGGGGCAGTGGCGATGCTGAGGCTTTTCTGGCACTTGGCGATATGCGAGATGCAACGGAGGTAACCCTCCAGCCCACTCGCGATGTGCGGGGTGCAGCTATTCAGCAAAGCCATGATAAGCAAGATATCGTCCCCCGGGGACCGCGTGATATACGAGGGGCAATGATCCACGGGCAGCAGAGTCTCCAGGATCTCGTCCGAGGGGACGAGGCCCGTGACCTTATTGCAGGTAAGCAGTCCATCGAAAATAGTCAGAAGGCGGCCGATGTCGTCTCCCAGGACAGGGTCGATGGGGAGATGGCGAACACCAATAACCAGGGCAGGGCGAGCGGTAACGTGGGGAGGACGGGAGGCAAGACTGGGGATTCGAGGGTATATACCTTTAAGGCGCATTCCGATACGGTGCCTGATAATAGATATTTCAGCCTCAGGGATGAGAACGACGCCAAGGTAGATGCGGGCCGGACCCAATCTCCTGTTATGCATTCCCATGCTAATATAATGGCTGGCCCCAACCATGAGACAGGGGCTGAATCAGGGGTACATGCAGATCTACATAATGGGCGTCCGGATGTAAAAGGGGCGATTGGGGGAGATAGTGCAGGGTCGCAGATTGACGATGCTGGACGTGTCAGCTTACACGATATAGCAGGGAAGTCAGGTGGCAGGATTTCTCTTGATCGTGAAATAAAACATCCCGACACGCCTCCTACCTTCCGGGAAATAGCGCAGCAGGTAGTCGAAAGGGCTGCACTCAGGATCCGGCATGGCGATAGCGAGATGTTCATTCAGTTGAAGCCTGAAAGCCTGGGTCGGGTACATATAATGGTGGCGGAGGAAGGCGGGTCAGTTACCATAGGTATCCGTGCGGAGAATGGGATTACAAGGAATCTGCTGGAGGCAGGCTTGGGTGAGCTTAGATCCCTTCTGGCAGATAATGGCGTCAAGGTGAGTCAGGTTAATATTGCTGCTGATACCGGGGCCTGGGATTTTGCTTCAGGGGCCGGAGGCGATTTCTCATATTCCAGGCAACAAAGCCATGGCGCTCAACACGCACAAGAGGCCTATCTTCGGGAAGCCCCCATCTCTTCCGATAGGATACAGCTCCAGATAGGAGAGGCGCGTGTAAGGTCGCCGGGAAATTCATTGGATCGAGTTGTTTGA